A single Candidatus Thalassolituus haligoni DNA region contains:
- a CDS encoding A24 family peptidase, with protein sequence MEGLSQLFTLIGSHWLLQVMFIGLLGLLLGSFMNVVILRLPVMMFRAWKLECQDIDQLPPHPALDDLSQPYNLVTPHSHCPKCQAPVKAWQNIPLVSFLLLKGRCAGCDSPIGWRYPIVELVTALFSLTLIVAFPWGWQLAAMLVFTWLLITMSVIDIDHQILPDTLTLGLLWLGLLVNSQGLFTDLYSAVWGAAAGYLSLWSVFWLFKLVTGKEGMGFGDFKLLAALGAWLGYQSILLIILLSSAVGAVVGIAGVIILGRDKNLPIPFGPYLAMAGWIAALWGDELIHWYLGGM encoded by the coding sequence ATGGAAGGCTTATCGCAATTATTTACCCTGATTGGCAGCCACTGGTTGTTGCAGGTGATGTTTATTGGCCTGCTGGGCCTGTTACTTGGCAGCTTTATGAATGTGGTGATTCTGCGGCTGCCGGTAATGATGTTCCGGGCCTGGAAGCTGGAATGTCAGGATATCGACCAACTGCCACCCCATCCGGCGCTGGACGACTTGAGTCAGCCCTATAATCTGGTCACCCCCCATTCTCACTGCCCAAAATGTCAGGCCCCGGTCAAAGCCTGGCAGAATATTCCGCTGGTCAGTTTTTTATTATTAAAAGGCCGCTGCGCAGGCTGCGATAGCCCCATTGGCTGGCGTTATCCCATTGTCGAGCTGGTAACGGCGCTGTTCAGCCTGACCCTGATCGTTGCCTTTCCCTGGGGGTGGCAACTGGCCGCCATGCTGGTGTTCACCTGGTTGCTGATCACTATGTCGGTGATCGATATCGACCACCAGATTCTGCCGGACACCTTGACGCTGGGACTGTTGTGGTTGGGACTGCTGGTTAATTCCCAGGGATTATTTACCGATCTGTATTCGGCGGTATGGGGCGCTGCGGCCGGTTACCTGAGCCTGTGGTCGGTGTTCTGGCTGTTCAAACTGGTCACCGGCAAGGAAGGTATGGGTTTTGGTGACTTTAAATTACTCGCTGCCCTCGGTGCCTGGCTGGGTTATCAGAGTATTCTGTTGATTATCCTGTTGTCGTCTGCCGTTGGTGCGGTAGTGGGTATTGCCGGTGTGATCATACTCGGGCGCGACAAAAATTTGCCAATCCCGTTTGGCCCTTACCTCGCCATGGCCGGATGGATTGCGGCGCTATGGGGTGATGAGCTGATCCATTGGTATTTGGGTGGCATGTAA